In the genome of Pseudomonas sp. LBUM920, one region contains:
- a CDS encoding FMN-dependent NADH-azoreductase, translating into MSNVLIIESSARQQDSISRQLTQQFISQWKVAHPTDQITLRDVALNPVPHLDANLLGGWMKPAEQRSGIEQASLDRSNELTDELLAADVLVMAAPMYNFAIPSTLKAWLDHVLRAGVTFKYTATGPQGLLTGKRAIVLTARGGIHTGASSDHQEPYLRQVMAFIGIHDVTFIHAEGVNLSGDFQEKGINHAKALLAQVA; encoded by the coding sequence ATGTCCAATGTTCTGATCATCGAAAGCAGCGCACGCCAACAGGATTCGATCTCCCGTCAGCTGACCCAGCAGTTCATCAGCCAATGGAAGGTCGCTCATCCGACGGATCAGATCACCCTGCGTGACGTGGCGCTTAACCCGGTTCCGCACCTGGACGCCAATTTGCTCGGCGGCTGGATGAAGCCCGCCGAACAGCGCAGCGGCATCGAACAGGCCTCCCTGGACCGCTCCAACGAATTGACCGACGAACTGCTCGCCGCCGATGTGCTGGTGATGGCTGCGCCGATGTACAACTTCGCGATCCCCAGCACCCTCAAAGCGTGGCTGGACCACGTGTTGCGCGCCGGTGTGACCTTCAAGTACACCGCCACCGGCCCTCAGGGTTTGCTCACTGGCAAGCGCGCCATTGTGTTGACCGCACGCGGCGGTATCCACACCGGCGCCAGCTCCGATCACCAGGAACCGTACCTGCGTCAGGTCATGGCCTTTATCGGCATTCACGACGTGACCTTCATTCACGCTGAAGGGGTGAACCTGAGCGGGGACTTCCAGGAAAAAGGCATTAACCACGCCAAGGCGCTGCTGGCACAGGTCGCTTGA
- a CDS encoding 3-phosphoglycerate kinase — MRKFCCVLLALLPMSAFAYPIDVTKKIDGVQVDYTASDVDGDISSIRLNNYGTNDAVCSVTFTNGPESPRNRKVTVAAGKSTNTTVKFSRAIIKMRIALACAPK, encoded by the coding sequence ATGAGAAAATTCTGTTGTGTGTTGCTGGCGCTGCTGCCGATGAGCGCATTTGCCTACCCCATCGACGTCACGAAAAAGATCGACGGCGTGCAAGTGGACTACACCGCGTCCGACGTGGACGGCGACATCAGTTCGATCCGGCTAAACAACTACGGCACCAACGACGCAGTGTGTTCGGTAACCTTCACCAACGGCCCGGAATCGCCGCGTAATCGCAAGGTCACAGTGGCGGCGGGCAAAAGCACCAACACCACGGTCAAGTTCAGTCGCGCCATTATCAAGATGCGTATCGCGCTGGCATGTGCCCCAAAATAA
- a CDS encoding LysR family transcriptional regulator, with protein sequence MKAPRVTLDQWRTLQAVVDHGGFAQAAEALHRSQSSVSYTVARMQDQLGVPLLRIDGRKAVLTDAGEVLLRRSRQLVKNASQLEDLAHHMEQGWEAEVRLVVDAAYPNARLVRALTAFMPQSRGCRVRLREEVLSGVEELLMDGMADLAISGFIIPGYLGTEMSDVEFIAVAHPDHSLHRLNRELSFQDLESQMQVVIRDSGRQQPRDVGWLGAEQRWTVGSLPTAATFVSSGLGFAWLPRHMIERELKDGLLKQLPLEKGGSRNPTFYLYANKDKPLGPATQILVELLRTFDTAPLDAPYAAPQQA encoded by the coding sequence TTGAAAGCGCCCCGCGTTACCCTCGATCAATGGCGCACGCTGCAAGCCGTGGTCGACCACGGTGGCTTCGCCCAGGCGGCTGAAGCGTTGCACCGTTCGCAGTCTTCGGTGAGTTACACCGTCGCTCGCATGCAAGACCAACTCGGTGTGCCGCTGCTGCGCATCGACGGGCGCAAGGCGGTGCTCACCGACGCCGGTGAAGTGTTGCTGCGCCGCTCGCGGCAACTGGTGAAAAACGCCAGCCAACTGGAAGACCTTGCCCACCACATGGAACAGGGTTGGGAGGCTGAAGTGCGGTTGGTCGTGGACGCCGCCTACCCCAATGCACGCCTGGTGCGCGCCCTCACCGCCTTTATGCCGCAAAGCCGTGGCTGCCGCGTGCGCCTGCGTGAAGAAGTGCTGTCGGGCGTCGAAGAGTTGCTGATGGATGGCATGGCCGACCTGGCGATCAGCGGGTTCATTATCCCCGGCTACCTGGGCACGGAAATGAGCGATGTGGAATTTATCGCCGTGGCCCACCCGGACCATTCGCTGCATCGTTTGAACCGTGAGCTGAGCTTCCAGGACCTGGAAAGCCAGATGCAGGTGGTGATCCGCGACTCCGGCCGCCAGCAACCGCGAGACGTGGGCTGGCTTGGCGCCGAACAGCGCTGGACCGTCGGCAGCCTGCCCACCGCCGCGACATTCGTCAGCAGCGGCCTGGGCTTTGCCTGGCTGCCCCGACACATGATTGAGCGCGAACTCAAGGATGGCCTGCTCAAGCAGCTACCCTTGGAAAAAGGCGGCAGCCGCAACCCGACGTTTTATCTGTACGCGAACAAGGACAAACCCCTGGGCCCAGCCACACAGATCCTCGTGGAATTGCTGCGCACCTTTGACACCGCTCCCCTGGACGCGCCTTACGCCGCTCCCCAGCAAGCCTGA
- a CDS encoding peptidylprolyl isomerase has translation MLKKIAFFAGSVLFAANLMAAEPAKAPHVLITTTNGDIEIELDPVKAPISTKNFLAYVDKGFYTNTIFHRVIPGFMVQGGGFTAQMSQKPTEAPIKNEASNGLHNVRGTLSMARTNDPNSATSQFFINVADNAFLDPGRDAGYAVFAKVVKGMDVVDIIVNSQTTTKQGMQNVPIDPVLIKSAKRID, from the coding sequence ATGTTGAAAAAAATCGCCTTCTTTGCCGGTTCTGTTTTGTTCGCCGCCAACCTGATGGCCGCCGAGCCCGCCAAGGCGCCTCACGTCCTGATCACCACCACCAATGGCGACATTGAAATCGAACTGGACCCGGTCAAGGCGCCGATCAGCACCAAGAACTTCCTGGCCTATGTCGACAAAGGCTTCTACACCAACACGATTTTCCACCGCGTGATCCCGGGCTTCATGGTCCAGGGCGGCGGATTCACCGCGCAGATGTCGCAAAAACCAACTGAAGCACCGATCAAGAACGAAGCCAGCAACGGCCTGCACAACGTACGCGGCACCCTGTCGATGGCCCGCACCAATGACCCGAACTCGGCCACCAGCCAGTTCTTCATCAACGTCGCCGACAATGCTTTCCTCGATCCGGGCCGTGACGCCGGTTACGCCGTGTTCGCCAAAGTGGTCAAAGGCATGGACGTGGTCGATATCATCGTCAACTCGCAGACCACCACCAAGCAGGGCATGCAAAACGTGCCTATCGATCCTGTTCTGATCAAGTCGGCCAAGCGCATCGACTGA
- a CDS encoding ABC transporter ATP-binding protein encodes MLYRRFEQLIDIFRAAPSDAPPDKVLPFYLYYLRQVWPSFAALLVVGLIGALIEVALFSYLSRIIDLAQGTPPANFFQIHSAELIWMAVVALLLRPIFNGLHDLLVHQTINPGMTSLIRWQNHSYVLKQSLNFFQNDFAGRIAQRIMQTGNSLRDSAVATAEAIWHVSIYAISALVLFAEADWRLMIPLITWIICYSLALRYFVPRVKERSVISSEARSKLMGRIVDGYTNITTLKLFAHTQNEQEYAKEAIIEQTEKTQLAARVLTSMDVTIAVLNGLLIVTTTGLALWLWTQSLISVGAIALATGLVIRIVNMSGWIMWVVNGIFENIGMVQDGLKTIAAPLAVTDRENAPRLNVPHGEVRFEQVDFHYGKKSGIIGGLNLTIKAGEKIGLIGPSGAGKSTLVNLLLRLYDLQGGRILIDGQNIAEVAQESLRAQIGMITQDTSLLHRSIRDNLLYGKPDATDEELTAAIHKARADEFIPLLSDAEGRTGLDAHVGERGVKLSGGQRQRIAIARVLLKDAPILIMDEATSALDSEVEAAIQESLETLMQGKTVIAIAHRLSTIARMDRLVVLEKGQIAETGSHAELLAHGGLYARLWQHQTGGFVGID; translated from the coding sequence ATGCTCTATCGTCGTTTTGAACAACTGATCGATATTTTCCGCGCTGCCCCCAGCGACGCCCCGCCCGACAAAGTCCTGCCCTTCTACCTCTATTACCTGCGCCAGGTGTGGCCAAGCTTTGCCGCCTTGCTGGTGGTAGGCCTGATCGGTGCGTTGATCGAAGTGGCGTTGTTCAGCTACCTGAGCCGCATTATCGATCTGGCCCAAGGCACACCGCCCGCCAACTTCTTCCAGATTCACAGCGCCGAGCTGATCTGGATGGCCGTGGTCGCCCTGCTGTTGCGCCCGATCTTCAACGGCTTGCATGACTTGCTGGTGCACCAGACCATCAACCCCGGCATGACCAGCCTGATTCGCTGGCAAAACCACAGCTACGTGCTCAAGCAGAGCCTGAATTTCTTTCAAAACGATTTCGCCGGGCGTATCGCCCAGCGCATCATGCAAACCGGCAACTCCTTGCGTGACTCGGCGGTGGCGACGGCTGAGGCCATCTGGCACGTGTCGATCTATGCGATCAGCGCCCTGGTGCTGTTTGCCGAGGCCGACTGGCGGCTGATGATCCCGCTGATCACCTGGATCATCTGCTACAGCCTGGCCTTGCGTTACTTCGTGCCGCGCGTGAAAGAGCGCTCGGTGATCTCCTCTGAAGCGCGCTCCAAACTGATGGGCCGCATCGTCGACGGCTACACCAACATCACCACCTTGAAGCTGTTCGCCCATACGCAGAATGAGCAGGAATACGCCAAGGAAGCGATCATCGAGCAGACCGAAAAAACCCAGCTGGCCGCCCGCGTGCTGACCAGCATGGACGTGACGATTGCCGTCTTGAATGGCCTGCTGATCGTCACCACCACCGGCCTGGCCCTGTGGCTGTGGACCCAGTCGCTGATTTCCGTGGGTGCGATTGCCCTGGCCACCGGCCTGGTGATTCGTATCGTCAACATGTCCGGCTGGATCATGTGGGTGGTCAACGGCATTTTCGAAAACATCGGCATGGTGCAGGACGGGCTGAAAACCATCGCAGCACCGCTGGCGGTCACCGACCGCGAGAATGCCCCGCGCCTGAACGTGCCCCATGGCGAAGTACGCTTTGAGCAGGTGGATTTTCACTACGGCAAAAAGAGCGGGATCATTGGCGGCTTGAACCTGACGATCAAGGCCGGGGAAAAGATCGGCCTGATCGGCCCGTCCGGTGCAGGCAAGTCGACTCTGGTCAACCTGCTGCTGCGCCTGTACGACCTGCAAGGCGGGCGCATCCTGATCGACGGGCAGAACATCGCCGAGGTCGCCCAGGAAAGCCTGCGCGCACAGATCGGCATGATCACCCAGGACACTTCGCTGCTGCACCGCTCGATCCGTGACAACTTGCTGTACGGCAAGCCGGATGCGACCGATGAAGAACTGACGGCCGCCATCCACAAGGCCCGCGCCGATGAATTCATTCCGCTGCTGTCGGACGCCGAAGGGCGTACCGGGCTGGACGCCCATGTGGGTGAGCGCGGGGTCAAACTCTCCGGTGGGCAGCGCCAGCGCATTGCCATTGCGCGGGTGCTGCTCAAGGACGCGCCGATTCTGATCATGGACGAAGCCACCTCGGCGCTGGACTCGGAAGTGGAAGCGGCGATCCAGGAGAGCCTGGAAACCTTGATGCAAGGCAAGACGGTGATAGCGATTGCGCACCGGTTGTCGACCATTGCGCGGATGGACCGGTTGGTGGTGCTGGAGAAAGGGCAAATCGCCGAGACCGGCAGCCATGCTGAATTGCTGGCCCACGGCGGGCTGTATGCCAGGTTGTGGCAGCATCAAACCGGAGGCTTCGTCGGCATCGACTGA
- the aqpZ gene encoding aquaporin Z encodes MSLFKRSITEGLGTFWLVLGGCGSAVLAAAFPAVGIGLLGVALAFGLTVLTMAFAIGHISGCHLNPAVSVGLVVGGRFPARELPAYIISQVIGGTVAAALLYFIASGKPGFDLASGLASNGYGEHSPGSYSMATGFVCELVMTAMFVLIILGATDRRAPAGLAPIAIGLALTLIHLISIPVTNTSVNPARSTGPALIVGGWALQQLWMFWLAPIFGAVIGGATYRWLGEEDPA; translated from the coding sequence ATGTCTTTGTTCAAACGTTCAATCACAGAGGGATTGGGTACGTTTTGGCTGGTGTTGGGCGGTTGCGGGAGTGCGGTGTTGGCCGCAGCGTTTCCCGCCGTCGGGATAGGGCTGTTAGGCGTAGCCCTGGCGTTCGGGCTCACGGTGTTGACCATGGCGTTTGCCATCGGGCACATCAGCGGCTGCCATCTCAACCCGGCCGTATCAGTAGGCTTGGTAGTGGGCGGGAGGTTCCCGGCCAGGGAGTTACCGGCTTATATCATCTCGCAGGTTATCGGCGGCACGGTCGCCGCTGCGCTGCTGTACTTCATTGCCAGCGGCAAACCCGGGTTCGATCTGGCATCGGGCCTGGCTTCCAATGGCTACGGCGAGCATTCGCCGGGCAGTTACTCAATGGCAACGGGGTTTGTCTGTGAGCTGGTGATGACGGCGATGTTCGTGCTGATCATCCTTGGCGCCACTGACCGTCGTGCCCCAGCGGGCCTCGCGCCTATCGCCATTGGCCTGGCCTTGACCCTGATCCACTTGATCTCGATCCCCGTGACCAACACCTCGGTCAACCCGGCCCGCAGTACCGGCCCGGCACTGATCGTCGGCGGGTGGGCGCTCCAGCAGTTGTGGATGTTCTGGCTGGCGCCCATTTTCGGTGCGGTGATCGGCGGCGCGACCTATCGATGGCTGGGCGAGGAGGACCCAGCCTGA
- a CDS encoding GNAT family N-acetyltransferase, which yields MPLQRLDALSEIAPQVWDALVPQAQPFVRHAFLSALEDSASLGPQSGWQPEHLLHWEGDRLVAAMPSYRKWHSYGEYVFDHGWADACERAGIDYYPKLLTAVPFSPVSGPRLLARSAEDAFELLNSLPGYLVIEGLSSAHINFTDPLADQALAQHPGWLQRLGCQFHWQNRGYRDFQDFLDALSSRKRKQMRKEREQVAGQGIEFEWLQGHELSEAQWDFVYACYANTYAVRRQSPYLTRAFFSLLAERMPEAIRVVLAKQGTRPVAMAFSLIGGDSFYGRYWGCLAEFDRLHFETCFYQGMDYAIAHGLQRFDAGAQGEHKLIRGFEPVITRSWHYLRHPGLKNAVEDFLERERVGILAYAEEARTALPYRQG from the coding sequence ATGCCGTTGCAACGCCTGGACGCCCTGTCCGAAATCGCCCCGCAGGTATGGGATGCCCTCGTGCCGCAGGCCCAACCTTTTGTACGGCATGCATTCCTGAGCGCGCTGGAAGACAGCGCCAGCCTGGGCCCGCAATCGGGCTGGCAACCTGAGCATTTGCTGCACTGGGAAGGCGATCGCCTGGTGGCGGCAATGCCCAGCTACCGCAAATGGCATTCCTACGGCGAATACGTGTTTGATCACGGTTGGGCCGATGCGTGTGAGCGGGCAGGCATTGATTACTACCCAAAGTTGCTGACGGCAGTGCCGTTCAGCCCGGTCAGCGGGCCGCGCTTGCTGGCCAGGAGCGCCGAAGACGCTTTCGAGCTGCTGAACAGCCTGCCGGGCTACCTGGTAATCGAAGGGCTCTCCAGCGCCCACATCAACTTCACTGACCCTTTGGCCGACCAAGCCTTGGCGCAGCATCCAGGTTGGTTGCAGCGTTTGGGCTGTCAGTTTCATTGGCAAAATCGCGGCTATCGCGACTTCCAGGATTTCCTCGACGCCTTGAGCTCACGCAAGCGCAAACAAATGCGCAAAGAGCGCGAGCAAGTGGCGGGGCAGGGCATCGAGTTCGAATGGCTGCAAGGCCATGAGTTGAGCGAAGCGCAATGGGATTTTGTCTACGCCTGCTACGCCAACACCTACGCCGTGCGCCGCCAGTCGCCGTACCTGACGCGGGCGTTTTTCAGCCTGCTGGCCGAGCGCATGCCCGAAGCGATTCGCGTGGTGCTGGCTAAACAGGGCACACGCCCGGTTGCCATGGCCTTCAGCCTGATCGGTGGCGACAGCTTCTACGGGCGTTATTGGGGCTGCCTGGCGGAATTCGACCGCCTGCATTTCGAAACCTGCTTCTACCAAGGCATGGATTACGCCATTGCTCACGGTTTGCAGCGCTTCGACGCCGGCGCCCAAGGCGAGCACAAATTGATTCGCGGGTTTGAACCGGTGATCACCCGGTCGTGGCACTACCTGCGCCACCCAGGTCTGAAAAACGCCGTGGAAGATTTCCTCGAGCGCGAGCGCGTAGGGATTCTGGCGTATGCCGAAGAGGCGAGGACAGCCCTGCCTTATCGGCAGGGCTGA
- a CDS encoding putative porin, whose translation MRLASTKTAAALCGGLLLALSVPASAAVDAKLLDMLKANGQITAAQYTELQAELAKDQKEKQIAQQAQQETNEQIAATAKKTNDLSVFDQKLAWAARTQLKGDVRFRQETVKIQGESNNGGRDKDRQRIRARLGAYTEVNSQVDTGIRIATGSSDDARSTNQDQDNYFDKKSIWLDLGYIDYHPDQIKNLHVIGGKMLQPWVNMGDVIWDSDINPEGLALTYKYPLGSSAELFGSIGNYNLKDNVDGDGVQFRHDLRLTSGQLGTRFSLTDNLKMTLGGSVYAYQNDKDSRCTTTTTPCALAVNGNSADNQFRLYEGFAQADIGGLAVPLAFYGQYVKNNDAVTDQDTAWLIGAKSKVFGLNLDYNYRDIQRNAVVGAFTDSDFANGTTGSRGHKMKVSYDIDKNFALGATYFLTKADYASRTQRDANTNTLQLDAEAKF comes from the coding sequence ATGCGTCTTGCTTCCACTAAAACTGCGGCGGCCCTGTGTGGCGGCCTGTTGCTGGCCCTGAGCGTTCCGGCCAGCGCTGCAGTCGACGCTAAATTGCTCGACATGCTCAAGGCCAACGGCCAGATCACCGCTGCGCAGTACACCGAACTGCAGGCGGAATTAGCCAAGGACCAGAAAGAAAAGCAGATCGCACAGCAAGCTCAACAAGAGACCAACGAGCAGATCGCGGCCACCGCGAAAAAAACCAACGACCTGAGTGTGTTCGACCAGAAACTGGCCTGGGCCGCGCGCACTCAGCTCAAGGGTGACGTGCGCTTCCGTCAGGAAACCGTGAAGATCCAGGGCGAATCCAACAACGGCGGGCGTGACAAGGACCGTCAGCGCATCCGTGCCCGCCTGGGCGCCTACACCGAGGTCAACTCGCAGGTCGACACCGGCATTCGCATTGCCACCGGCAGCAGCGACGACGCGCGCTCCACCAACCAGGACCAGGACAACTACTTCGACAAGAAGTCGATCTGGCTGGACCTGGGCTACATCGACTACCACCCGGACCAGATCAAAAACCTGCACGTGATCGGCGGCAAGATGTTGCAGCCGTGGGTCAACATGGGCGACGTGATCTGGGACAGCGACATCAACCCGGAAGGCCTGGCCCTGACCTACAAATACCCACTGGGCAGCAGCGCCGAGTTGTTCGGCAGCATCGGCAACTACAACCTCAAGGACAACGTCGACGGCGACGGCGTGCAATTTCGTCACGACCTGCGCCTGACGTCCGGCCAGTTGGGCACGCGGTTCTCGCTGACTGACAACTTGAAAATGACCCTGGGCGGCAGCGTCTACGCCTACCAGAACGACAAGGACAGCCGTTGCACGACCACCACCACGCCTTGCGCATTGGCGGTCAACGGCAACTCGGCCGACAACCAGTTCCGCCTGTACGAAGGCTTCGCCCAGGCCGACATCGGCGGCCTGGCAGTGCCGTTGGCGTTCTATGGCCAGTACGTGAAAAACAACGACGCGGTGACCGATCAGGACACTGCCTGGTTGATCGGTGCCAAGTCCAAAGTGTTCGGCTTGAACCTGGACTACAACTACCGCGATATCCAGCGTAACGCCGTGGTGGGTGCCTTCACCGACTCGGACTTCGCCAACGGCACCACCGGCTCACGCGGCCACAAGATGAAGGTCAGCTACGACATCGACAAGAACTTCGCCCTCGGCGCCACGTACTTCCTGACCAAGGCGGACTACGCCAGCCGCACGCAGCGTGATGCCAACACCAACACCCTGCAGTTGGATGCTGAAGCCAAGTTCTAA
- a CDS encoding anti-sigma factor, whose product MLTCKEQVARSSDYLDGQLTFRERLLVRHHLMFCPNCRRFIRQMRLMQATLKIMPEEPVKDVDALADRLVAERLKDQ is encoded by the coding sequence ATGTTGACCTGCAAAGAACAAGTGGCACGTTCCAGTGACTACCTCGATGGGCAATTGACCTTTCGCGAACGTTTGCTGGTGCGTCATCACTTGATGTTTTGCCCTAACTGCCGGCGATTTATCCGTCAGATGCGCCTGATGCAGGCGACTTTGAAAATCATGCCGGAAGAACCGGTAAAGGACGTGGATGCATTGGCTGACCGGCTGGTAGCCGAGCGGCTGAAAGATCAGTAA
- a CDS encoding RNA polymerase sigma factor encodes MAAADDAHLLERLLKGEQRAYKELVTTYQSAMRAVAYAIVGQRHADEVVQDAWLSVVRNLARFEGRSSLKTWLLTITANSAKGRYKQNRREVLLDDLSSPHGTIGDDRFVPDDGHWAVAPYAWHQDTPEALLTEDELRKCLEHTLLSLSELQSSVLVLRERQGLELEEICNLLTLSLSNVRVLLHRARLKVFATVEHFEETGEC; translated from the coding sequence ATGGCAGCAGCCGACGACGCGCACCTGCTGGAACGGCTGCTCAAGGGCGAGCAGCGGGCCTACAAGGAATTGGTCACCACCTACCAGAGCGCCATGCGGGCAGTGGCCTATGCCATTGTTGGCCAGCGCCACGCCGACGAAGTGGTGCAGGACGCGTGGTTGTCGGTGGTGCGCAACCTGGCCAGGTTCGAAGGGCGTTCCAGCCTCAAGACCTGGCTGCTGACCATCACCGCCAACTCCGCCAAGGGCCGCTATAAACAAAATCGCCGGGAAGTGTTGCTCGACGATTTGTCCTCACCTCACGGCACCATCGGTGACGATCGCTTCGTCCCCGACGATGGCCACTGGGCCGTGGCCCCGTACGCCTGGCACCAGGACACCCCGGAAGCGTTGCTGACCGAGGATGAGTTGCGCAAGTGCCTGGAGCATACGTTGCTGAGTTTGTCGGAGCTGCAAAGCAGCGTGCTGGTGCTGCGTGAGCGCCAAGGCCTGGAGTTGGAAGAGATTTGTAATCTTCTGACGCTCTCGCTCTCCAATGTCCGTGTGCTGTTGCATCGGGCACGGCTTAAAGTCTTCGCCACGGTGGAGCATTTTGAGGAAACGGGCGAATGTTGA
- a CDS encoding beta-ketoacyl-ACP synthase III: MHNVVISGTGLYTPANSISNEELVQSFNAYVQQFNTDNAAAIERGEVQALTESSAAFIEKASGIKSRFVMDKDGILDPQRMAPRLPERSNDEWSVLCQMAVGAAEQALQRAGKTAADIDGVIVACSNLQRAYPAIAIEVQEALGIEGFGFDMNVACSSATFGIQNAANSIQVGQARAILMVNPEVCTGHLNFRDRDSHFIFGDAATAVILERADLATSEHQFDVVSTKLLTKFSNNIRNNFGFLNRTAEEGIGAPDKLFVQEGRKVFRDVCPMVAELIGVHLDENQLNVADVKRFWLHQANLSMNHLIVKKLLGREASVEEAPVILDTYANTSSAGSVIAFHTYQDDLPKGAVAVLSSFGAGYSIGSVILRKR; this comes from the coding sequence GTGCATAACGTCGTCATCAGCGGCACTGGCCTGTACACCCCGGCCAACAGCATCTCCAACGAAGAGCTGGTGCAGTCTTTCAATGCCTATGTTCAGCAGTTCAACACTGACAACGCCGCCGCCATCGAGCGCGGCGAGGTCCAGGCACTGACTGAGTCCAGCGCAGCCTTTATCGAGAAAGCATCGGGCATCAAGAGCCGTTTTGTCATGGACAAGGACGGTATTCTCGACCCGCAGCGCATGGCCCCGCGTTTGCCCGAGCGCAGCAATGACGAGTGGTCGGTGCTGTGCCAGATGGCCGTTGGCGCGGCCGAACAGGCCCTGCAGCGCGCGGGCAAGACTGCCGCCGACATCGACGGCGTGATCGTGGCCTGCTCCAACCTGCAGCGCGCCTACCCGGCCATCGCCATCGAAGTCCAGGAAGCGCTGGGTATCGAGGGTTTCGGTTTCGACATGAACGTGGCGTGCTCGTCGGCGACCTTTGGTATCCAGAACGCCGCCAACAGCATCCAGGTGGGCCAGGCGCGGGCGATCCTGATGGTCAACCCGGAAGTCTGCACCGGCCACCTGAATTTCCGTGACCGTGACAGCCACTTCATCTTCGGGGATGCGGCCACGGCCGTGATTCTCGAGCGCGCCGACCTGGCGACTTCCGAGCACCAGTTCGATGTGGTGAGCACCAAACTGCTGACCAAGTTTTCCAACAACATCCGCAACAACTTCGGCTTCCTCAACCGCACGGCGGAAGAAGGCATCGGCGCGCCGGACAAGCTGTTCGTACAGGAAGGTCGCAAGGTCTTCCGTGATGTCTGCCCAATGGTGGCGGAACTGATCGGCGTGCATCTGGACGAAAACCAGCTGAATGTGGCCGATGTGAAGCGTTTCTGGCTGCACCAGGCCAACCTGAGCATGAACCACCTGATCGTGAAAAAACTGCTGGGCCGCGAAGCCTCGGTGGAAGAAGCGCCGGTGATTCTCGACACCTACGCCAACACCAGTTCGGCAGGTTCGGTGATCGCGTTTCACACCTACCAGGACGACTTGCCAAAAGGAGCCGTGGCGGTGCTCAGTTCGTTCGGTGCAGGTTACTCGATCGGCAGCGTGATCCTGCGCAAACGCTAA